A genomic window from Helicobacter suis HS1 includes:
- the bamA gene encoding outer membrane protein assembly factor BamA, which yields MSDMLASEIVKIKENDPLDLKKIDDAVLALYNQGYFEDVYATFNKGHLVFHFKEKPRIAGIEIKGYGTEKEKDTLYTQMGIKKGDTYDETKLENAKYILRTALEQQGYYGSVVEVRTESLAGGGAYRIIFDVNRGSNIYITKSSYEGRKQLKSRVVESLSANKQRDFMGWMWGLNAGKLHLNDLEYDSMRIQDVYLRNGFLDVNVSAPFLNTNFSTHRAKLYYKVKEGIQYRVSGVEIQISKPVVPIAKLLRSVKVRKNGIFNIEHMRADAQTLKREVADQGYAFAVVKPDLDKDEKHGTVKIIYHIETGDMVYINDIIISGNQRTSDRVIRREVWLNPKERYSLSKVASSENSLRRLGYFSKVKIEERRINSQLMDLLVNVEEGRTGQLQFGLGYGSYGGLMLNGSVSERNLFGTGQSMSLYANISTGGGYRHYGIRGSGRMFSGNLTLRNPRVFDSRYSSSISLFAEYLISYNYIQQGGGFSLSVGRMLTNTFSMNVGYNFSLNKILGFSSPLYEMFYSSDKTVITYPDGQPIIGVNGQPLRGLWDRNYSTPTTSSFTLSTSFDNTDDYYFPKNGFTFSNYTSMAGLPSSEPLNSWNGLGGNVRNTKVYGKFAAYKHLQKYLLIDLIARFKTQGGYIFRYNKEDYLPLNSVFYLGGVTTIRGFRNGSITPKTAYGMWVGGDGLYTGSVELSYGLLKSAKMRLAWFFDWGFLTFKTATRTGGFWQNQPSTDVQFKDYGVVGAGFEHATWRASTGIQVEWISPMGPLVLIFPIAFFNEFSDKKGLWFNPNLGDLTQRFEFSMGTRF from the coding sequence ATGTCTGATATGCTGGCAAGTGAGATTGTTAAAATTAAAGAGAATGACCCTTTAGATCTGAAAAAAATTGATGATGCCGTTTTGGCTTTGTATAATCAGGGCTATTTTGAAGATGTTTATGCCACCTTTAATAAAGGGCATTTGGTTTTCCATTTTAAAGAAAAGCCACGCATCGCTGGGATTGAGATTAAGGGTTATGGTACGGAAAAAGAAAAAGACACTCTTTATACCCAAATGGGGATTAAAAAGGGCGATACCTACGATGAAACAAAACTAGAAAATGCTAAATATATCCTAAGAACGGCTTTAGAACAACAAGGATACTATGGAAGCGTGGTAGAGGTGCGCACAGAGAGTCTAGCCGGCGGGGGGGCGTATCGCATTATCTTTGATGTCAATCGTGGGAGTAATATTTACATCACTAAATCTTCTTATGAGGGGCGTAAACAACTTAAATCCCGCGTAGTAGAATCCTTAAGCGCCAACAAACAGCGCGATTTTATGGGTTGGATGTGGGGGTTAAACGCGGGTAAATTACACTTAAATGATCTGGAATATGATTCTATGCGCATCCAAGATGTGTATTTGCGCAATGGCTTCTTAGATGTCAATGTCTCTGCTCCCTTTTTAAACACCAACTTTAGTACCCATAGAGCCAAACTTTACTATAAGGTTAAAGAAGGTATCCAGTACCGCGTCTCTGGGGTTGAGATTCAAATTAGTAAACCTGTTGTACCCATTGCTAAACTACTAAGATCTGTTAAAGTCCGTAAAAATGGGATTTTTAACATTGAGCACATGCGCGCTGATGCCCAGACTCTTAAACGCGAAGTTGCCGATCAGGGTTATGCTTTTGCAGTGGTTAAACCTGATCTAGATAAAGATGAAAAACATGGCACTGTTAAAATCATTTATCATATTGAAACGGGGGATATGGTCTATATTAATGATATTATCATCTCAGGCAACCAACGCACGAGCGACCGGGTGATTCGCCGCGAGGTGTGGTTAAACCCCAAAGAACGATATAGTCTTTCTAAGGTGGCTAGTTCTGAAAACTCCCTACGCCGTTTGGGTTACTTCTCTAAAGTCAAGATTGAGGAACGGCGTATCAATAGCCAGTTAATGGATCTGTTAGTTAATGTAGAAGAAGGGCGCACCGGACAACTCCAATTTGGTTTAGGGTATGGGAGTTATGGGGGGTTAATGCTTAATGGGAGTGTGAGTGAGAGAAACCTCTTTGGTACGGGTCAAAGCATGAGTTTATATGCCAATATTTCTACTGGTGGGGGGTATAGGCATTATGGGATTCGCGGGAGTGGGCGCATGTTCTCTGGGAATTTAACCTTAAGAAATCCACGGGTCTTTGATAGCCGTTATAGCTCCTCTATTAGCCTCTTTGCTGAATACCTCATTAGTTATAACTATATCCAACAAGGTGGGGGATTTAGTTTGAGTGTGGGGCGCATGCTCACAAACACCTTTAGCATGAATGTGGGTTATAACTTTAGTTTAAACAAAATTTTAGGCTTTAGTAGCCCCTTGTATGAAATGTTTTATAGCAGCGATAAAACCGTTATCACATACCCAGATGGCCAGCCAATTATCGGGGTTAATGGACAGCCCTTACGCGGACTTTGGGATCGTAATTACAGTACGCCTACTACAAGCTCTTTTACATTGAGTACTAGCTTTGATAATACAGATGATTATTATTTCCCCAAAAATGGCTTTACTTTTTCTAACTACACAAGTATGGCCGGTCTGCCCTCAAGTGAGCCACTTAATTCTTGGAATGGTTTAGGCGGGAATGTGCGCAACACTAAAGTTTATGGTAAATTTGCCGCTTATAAACATTTACAAAAATACCTCTTAATTGACTTGATTGCCCGTTTTAAAACACAAGGGGGTTATATTTTCCGCTACAATAAAGAGGATTATTTGCCCCTTAACTCAGTCTTTTATCTAGGGGGCGTAACCACTATTAGAGGCTTTAGAAATGGTTCTATCACACCCAAAACCGCATATGGCATGTGGGTGGGGGGTGATGGGCTTTATACAGGCTCTGTAGAGTTAAGCTATGGATTACTCAAGTCGGCCAAAATGCGTTTAGCTTGGTTTTTTGACTGGGGCTTTTTGACTTTTAAAACCGCTACCCGTACAGGGGGCTTTTGGCAAAACCAGCCCTCTACTGATGTGCAGTTTAAAGATTATGGAGTCGTAGGGGCTGGATTTGAACATGCCACTTGGCGGGCTTCTACAGGAATTCAAGTTGAATGGATTTCGCCCATGGGTCCATTAGTGCTGATCTTTCCTATTGCTTTCTTTAATGAATTTAGCGATAAAAAAGGTTTGTGGTTTAACCCCAATCTAGGCGATTTAACCCAGCGCTTTGAATTTTCTATGGGAACGCGTTTTTAG
- the mqnE gene encoding aminofutalosine synthase MqnE, with translation MDLLQQAFNQADLSPTQLVKLYDYDLYSLAEVAHAIRTQLHQDQVYFNTNRHINPSNICQDSCKFCAFSASRKNPNPYEMSHEQILEQIEQSYKRGIKEVHVVSAHNPHYSYEWYFDLFRKIKTHFAGLHLKAMTAAEVHFLSTKFNKPYEQVLENMAEAGVDSMPGGGAEIFDETVRKHICSGKVSSKRWIEIHRYWHSLGKMSNATMLFGHVENQLHRLDHMHRLKMAQSDLAKVKAKEGGFNAFIPLLYQRDNNFLKVEKSPSAVEILKTIAIARIVLFNIPHIKAYWATLGLNLALVAQEFGADDLDGTIEVEMIQSAGGAKSKRGINKEDLIYQIQDARFKPVERDSLYNPIQIW, from the coding sequence ATGGATTTATTACAACAAGCTTTTAATCAGGCAGATTTAAGCCCCACACAACTTGTTAAACTCTATGATTATGATCTGTATTCTCTAGCAGAAGTAGCCCATGCAATCCGCACACAACTACACCAAGATCAAGTTTATTTTAACACCAACCGCCACATCAACCCTAGCAATATTTGCCAAGATAGCTGTAAATTTTGCGCCTTTTCGGCCAGCCGTAAAAATCCTAATCCTTATGAGATGAGCCATGAGCAGATTTTAGAACAAATTGAACAATCTTATAAGCGGGGCATTAAAGAGGTGCATGTAGTGAGTGCGCATAACCCGCATTATAGCTATGAGTGGTATTTTGATCTGTTTAGAAAAATCAAAACTCACTTTGCAGGGTTGCATTTAAAAGCGATGACTGCAGCTGAGGTGCATTTTTTAAGCACTAAGTTTAATAAGCCCTATGAGCAAGTTTTAGAAAACATGGCAGAGGCGGGGGTGGATTCTATGCCCGGGGGCGGGGCAGAAATCTTTGATGAGACAGTTAGAAAACACATTTGTAGCGGTAAGGTGAGTTCTAAGCGTTGGATTGAAATCCACCGTTATTGGCATTCTTTGGGCAAAATGAGCAATGCGACCATGCTTTTTGGGCATGTGGAAAATCAATTACACCGCCTTGATCACATGCACCGGCTTAAAATGGCACAAAGCGATTTAGCAAAAGTAAAAGCAAAAGAGGGTGGGTTTAACGCTTTTATCCCATTGCTTTATCAGCGGGATAATAATTTTTTAAAGGTAGAAAAAAGTCCTAGCGCGGTAGAGATTTTAAAGACTATCGCCATTGCGCGCATTGTTTTATTTAATATCCCACATATCAAAGCTTATTGGGCAACTTTGGGGCTTAATTTAGCCCTTGTGGCGCAAGAATTTGGGGCTGATGATTTAGACGGGACGATTGAGGTGGAGATGATTCAATCAGCTGGAGGGGCTAAAAGTAAAAGAGGGATTAATAAAGAAGATCTAATTTATCAAATCCAAGATGCGCGTTTTAAACCCGTTGAGAGGGACAGCCTATACAATCCTATCCAAATCTGGTGA
- a CDS encoding HypC/HybG/HupF family hydrogenase formation chaperone — MCLAIPSKVIALKDNVAILETMGVQREASLDLMEEEVKVGDFVLLHIGFVVSKIDTADALESLKLYAQMIANMGDDA; from the coding sequence ATGTGTTTGGCTATTCCTTCTAAAGTCATTGCCCTTAAAGACAATGTAGCTATCTTAGAAACTATGGGCGTGCAAAGAGAGGCTAGTTTAGACCTCATGGAAGAAGAGGTAAAGGTGGGGGATTTTGTGCTTTTACATATTGGCTTTGTGGTGAGTAAAATTGATACCGCCGATGCGCTTGAATCGCTAAAGCTTTATGCGCAAATGATAGCCAATATGGGCGATGATGCTTAA
- the moaA gene encoding GTP 3',8-cyclase MoaA, which produces MLVDTFGRQIDYLRVSVTKQCNFRCQYCMPTTPMDFFDREELLPLDKMLEFLKVAIDEGIRKIRITGGEPLIRKDLASFIAKIHAYNPQVSLGLTTNGFLLKAHARDLKEAGLERVNVSLDSLKAERVAKISQKDGLKAVLEGINVALRMGLGLKFNMVVLQGINDDEIIELLEFARSKNAQIRYIEFMENTHANRQLKGLSETQILQAITKKYPSITLKEEGLSPSKIYALEDGYCFGIIAPHNDNFCKHCNKVRLSADGTIFPCLYYQDSVQAKEAIMQANPEQMRQVLKQSVYNKPEKNLWQLGLQNQVSERAFYKTGG; this is translated from the coding sequence ATGTTAGTGGACACCTTTGGACGCCAAATAGACTATCTGCGTGTCTCTGTTACCAAACAATGTAATTTTAGATGCCAATATTGTATGCCCACCACGCCTATGGATTTTTTTGATCGAGAGGAATTATTGCCACTAGATAAGATGTTAGAATTTCTCAAAGTGGCCATTGATGAGGGCATTAGAAAAATCCGCATCACCGGTGGCGAACCTTTAATCCGCAAAGATCTAGCCTCTTTTATTGCAAAAATCCATGCTTACAACCCGCAAGTCTCCTTAGGGCTTACTACAAATGGGTTTTTACTCAAAGCACACGCACGCGATTTAAAAGAGGCCGGTTTAGAGCGGGTGAATGTCTCCTTAGATTCGCTTAAAGCTGAAAGGGTGGCCAAAATCTCTCAAAAAGATGGCTTAAAGGCTGTTTTAGAAGGCATTAATGTGGCCTTGAGAATGGGTTTAGGCTTGAAGTTTAATATGGTTGTTTTACAGGGGATTAATGATGATGAAATTATAGAGCTTTTAGAATTTGCTAGATCAAAAAACGCCCAAATCCGTTATATTGAGTTTATGGAAAACACCCATGCCAATCGCCAACTTAAAGGTTTGAGTGAAACCCAAATTTTACAAGCCATTACAAAAAAATATCCCTCTATTACACTCAAAGAAGAGGGGCTAAGCCCTTCTAAGATTTATGCGTTAGAAGATGGTTATTGTTTTGGAATCATCGCCCCGCACAATGATAATTTTTGCAAACACTGTAATAAAGTCCGCTTGAGTGCTGATGGGACGATTTTTCCTTGTTTGTACTACCAAGATAGTGTTCAGGCTAAAGAGGCGATCATGCAGGCCAATCCAGAGCAAATGCGCCAAGTGTTAAAACAATCTGTATATAACAAGCCTGAGAAAAACCTATGGCAACTAGGGCTACAAAACCAAGTTTCAGAACGCGCTTTTTATAAAACCGGAGGGTAG
- a CDS encoding DUF5675 family protein: MENTLPSTPVINKGSKSEAGMLGEFKVYNVDGEEVLSLYSMENFGTPTDSANLDKPIIPRLYTLQWANSSVCVPPLYRKAHKLGLNKAIWLHDPNNPRFADRRIMIHVGNNALDTLGCILLGTGYNEQTGQITNSTKAVEQFYNFCDTHGISNIVLEVRGLKSNA; encoded by the coding sequence ATGGAAAATACTTTACCCTCTACTCCAGTAATCAACAAAGGTTCTAAGTCTGAGGCGGGCATGTTAGGCGAGTTTAAGGTTTATAATGTTGATGGTGAGGAAGTGCTAAGCCTTTATAGCATGGAGAACTTCGGAACGCCCACAGATAGCGCTAACCTTGATAAGCCAATTATCCCTCGCCTATATACTTTGCAATGGGCAAATAGTTCTGTTTGTGTCCCACCACTCTACCGCAAAGCCCATAAATTAGGTCTAAACAAGGCTATTTGGCTACATGATCCTAATAATCCTAGATTTGCCGATCGCCGTATTATGATCCATGTTGGCAATAATGCTCTTGATACTCTAGGCTGTATTTTGCTAGGCACTGGCTATAACGAACAAACAGGCCAGATCACTAACTCTACTAAGGCCGTTGAGCAGTTTTATAACTTTTGCGATACGCATGGCATTTCTAATATTGTCCTAGAAGTTAGAGGTTTAAAGTCTAATGCCTAA
- a CDS encoding phage holin family protein → MDFIASALKLQQYAELLPIGLIGIVGGTLNYFSSGSKGLKHAFKFACVSGFISLCVFTMLSATDLPYMAKVGFSASVGYFGIDKAIEVVKNILSIRK, encoded by the coding sequence ATGGATTTTATTGCTAGCGCGCTCAAGCTCCAACAATACGCCGAACTCTTGCCTATTGGGCTAATTGGCATTGTAGGGGGCACTCTAAATTACTTTAGTAGTGGGAGTAAAGGCCTGAAACACGCGTTTAAGTTTGCCTGTGTGAGTGGCTTTATTAGTCTATGCGTGTTTACCATGCTTAGCGCTACCGATCTGCCATACATGGCCAAAGTCGGATTTAGTGCCAGTGTGGGCTACTTTGGGATTGATAAGGCTATTGAGGTGGTAAAAAATATTCTTAGTATCCGTAAGTAG
- a CDS encoding M16 family metallopeptidase yields MGTIRLMFMGGGNIMDKDKFGLSKLSANLLNEGTKELGSVAFAEKLEQLAITLSADIRLESLHIDLGFLKEYQDKAIGYLHDLLLSPNLTPGALEKVQQRMVAAALNRESNFDYVAQLGLNKILFANTPLANPAIGTPKSIKSISLEDVKKRLEDDLDIERLIIVMGGDLDVHKTLESLKPILEILPSNKPFFTPYFSAAQEPQTKVVYKDSQQAYIYFGSPFVMKNLAQELPLARVMGFVLGSSGFGSRLMDTIRVKEGLAYSAYMRIQLSRIINCTTGYLQTKLEHQEKSIALVRKVIKEFVEKGITQEELDGAKKFLLGSEPLANETIGKRLTNKFHDFYLGLPLDYEKIMLDRIKHLTLQEINDYIKSHTEINNLSFSIVTMDPKNPKYQKLVGKKGA; encoded by the coding sequence ATGGGGACAATTAGATTGATGTTCATGGGCGGGGGTAATATCATGGATAAAGATAAATTTGGACTCTCTAAACTTAGCGCCAATTTATTAAATGAGGGTACGAAAGAATTAGGCAGTGTGGCCTTTGCTGAAAAACTTGAACAGCTTGCTATCACTTTAAGCGCGGACATTCGCCTAGAGTCTTTGCACATTGATTTGGGTTTTTTAAAAGAGTATCAGGATAAAGCCATTGGTTATTTACATGATTTATTGCTCTCACCAAATCTTACCCCCGGTGCTTTAGAAAAGGTACAACAACGCATGGTAGCCGCTGCTCTTAATAGAGAGAGTAATTTTGACTATGTAGCCCAGCTAGGGTTAAATAAAATTCTTTTTGCTAATACGCCTCTAGCTAATCCAGCCATTGGTACGCCAAAAAGCATTAAATCCATCTCTTTAGAAGATGTTAAAAAGCGCTTAGAAGATGATTTAGATATTGAGCGGCTTATTATTGTCATGGGTGGCGACTTAGATGTGCATAAGACTTTAGAATCTCTAAAGCCTATTTTAGAAATTTTGCCTTCTAATAAACCTTTCTTCACCCCTTATTTTAGCGCCGCTCAAGAGCCACAAACCAAAGTAGTTTATAAAGATAGCCAACAGGCTTATATTTACTTTGGATCTCCTTTTGTCATGAAGAATTTAGCTCAAGAGTTGCCTTTGGCTAGGGTTATGGGTTTTGTGCTAGGTTCTAGTGGGTTTGGATCGCGCTTAATGGATACAATCCGTGTTAAAGAGGGGCTAGCATACAGCGCTTATATGCGAATCCAACTCTCTCGCATCATTAATTGCACCACAGGGTATTTACAAACTAAATTAGAACACCAAGAAAAGAGTATCGCCCTTGTTAGAAAGGTGATTAAAGAGTTTGTAGAAAAAGGGATCACGCAGGAGGAGTTAGACGGGGCTAAGAAATTTTTACTTGGTTCTGAACCTCTAGCAAATGAGACGATTGGAAAACGGCTCACTAATAAGTTTCATGATTTCTATCTAGGTTTGCCTCTGGATTATGAGAAAATCATGCTAGATCGCATTAAACATTTGACCTTGCAAGAAATCAATGACTACATCAAGTCTCATACAGAAATTAATAATTTGAGTTTTAGTATCGTAACGATGGATCCTAAAAATCCTAAGTATCAAAAACTTGTGGGTAAAAAAGGTGCTTAA
- the hypD gene encoding hydrogenase formation protein HypD: MLNFIDAFRDKDTILALIGKIKTQAKKLNTPLKIMEVCGGHTHTLMRYGLLSLLKETNLEFVHGPGCPVCVMPKLRIDQAIALANMPQTILITLADMMRVPGSQASLQQVRAQGQDVRFVYSPLQVLEIAKQNPQKNVVYVAIGFETTTPMSASLLLQARKQGLKNLFVHNNHVLVPPSVAAVLENTSIDALIAPSHVSVITGAKIYQPLLERFNIPIVVAGFEPVDMLEGILWIVRQVLNKQVKLEIQYSRVVDMQGNLKAQRLIQETMQVRSSFEWRGLGQIAFSAMQINSSYASLDVELVFKEVLPTTSNQDHKYCLCGQILKGQAKPIDCKLFNKTCTPDHPVGACMVSSEGACAAYFRYLS, encoded by the coding sequence ATGCTTAATTTTATAGATGCCTTTAGAGATAAAGATACAATCTTAGCCTTAATTGGTAAAATCAAAACACAGGCTAAAAAACTTAACACGCCGCTTAAAATCATGGAGGTGTGTGGGGGGCATACCCATACTTTAATGCGCTATGGGCTTTTATCCTTGCTTAAAGAGACAAATTTAGAATTTGTTCATGGCCCAGGCTGCCCGGTATGTGTGATGCCAAAATTACGCATTGATCAAGCCATCGCTCTAGCAAATATGCCCCAAACTATTTTAATCACCCTAGCAGATATGATGCGTGTCCCAGGTAGCCAAGCAAGTTTACAACAAGTTAGAGCGCAGGGACAAGATGTGCGTTTTGTTTACTCTCCCTTGCAAGTTTTAGAAATTGCTAAGCAAAATCCACAAAAAAATGTCGTGTATGTGGCTATTGGATTTGAAACCACGACTCCGATGAGTGCTAGTTTACTCTTGCAGGCTAGGAAGCAAGGCTTAAAAAATCTCTTTGTGCATAATAACCATGTTCTTGTACCTCCTAGCGTGGCAGCTGTTTTAGAAAATACTTCTATTGATGCTTTAATCGCTCCCTCCCATGTAAGTGTGATCACAGGGGCTAAAATTTATCAACCCTTATTAGAGCGCTTTAATATCCCTATTGTAGTGGCTGGATTTGAACCGGTGGATATGCTAGAGGGTATTTTGTGGATAGTTAGACAAGTACTCAATAAACAAGTCAAATTAGAAATCCAGTATAGCCGTGTGGTGGATATGCAGGGTAATTTAAAAGCACAGCGCTTAATCCAAGAGACCATGCAAGTGCGCTCTAGTTTTGAGTGGCGCGGGCTAGGCCAAATTGCTTTTTCAGCGATGCAGATTAATTCTAGTTATGCGAGCCTTGATGTAGAACTTGTTTTTAAAGAGGTATTGCCCACGACTTCTAATCAAGATCATAAATATTGTTTATGTGGGCAGATTTTAAAGGGTCAAGCCAAACCCATAGATTGTAAACTCTTTAATAAAACCTGCACCCCGGATCACCCAGTAGGCGCGTGCATGGTGAGCTCTGAGGGGGCTTGTGCGGCTTATTTTAGATACCTCAGTTAA
- the hypB gene encoding hydrogenase nickel incorporation protein HypB produces the protein MTENAQRTQSLNNNPNLSKKDVQVVERILSKNDLKALEMKKRYQVDGLYVLNFMSSPGSGKTTLLENLAEFEDFKFCVIEGDLQTNRDANRLLKKNVQAQQITTGEACHLEASMLEGAYDILKEKGALKESNYLIIENVGNLVCPSSYNLGAAMNIVLLSTPEGDDKVLKYPSMFLCADAVVVSKADLMEVFNFRLSQVQEDMAKLKPNTPIFTLSSKDKNSLEVFKDFLTEQRAKNYQSAHVF, from the coding sequence ATGACAGAAAATGCACAAAGAACCCAAAGTCTTAATAATAACCCTAACTTGAGTAAAAAAGATGTACAGGTTGTTGAAAGGATTTTAAGTAAAAACGATCTAAAAGCTTTGGAGATGAAAAAGCGTTACCAAGTTGATGGGCTATATGTACTTAATTTTATGAGTTCACCCGGGAGTGGTAAAACCACACTTTTAGAAAATTTAGCAGAATTTGAGGATTTTAAATTCTGCGTCATTGAGGGGGATTTACAGACTAATAGAGATGCCAATCGCCTATTAAAAAAGAATGTACAAGCCCAGCAAATCACCACCGGCGAAGCCTGCCATTTAGAGGCAAGTATGCTAGAGGGAGCGTATGATATTTTAAAAGAAAAGGGCGCGCTTAAAGAAAGTAATTATCTGATTATTGAAAATGTAGGCAATTTAGTTTGCCCTTCTAGCTATAATTTAGGCGCAGCTATGAATATTGTTTTACTCTCCACACCTGAGGGTGATGATAAAGTACTCAAATACCCTAGCATGTTTTTATGCGCCGATGCGGTGGTGGTGAGCAAGGCTGATTTAATGGAGGTTTTTAATTTTAGACTCTCTCAAGTCCAAGAGGATATGGCTAAACTCAAACCCAATACCCCTATTTTTACACTCAGCAGTAAAGATAAAAATAGTTTAGAGGTCTTTAAAGACTTTCTAACAGAGCAACGCGCTAAAAATTACCAATCTGCCCATGTGTTCTAA
- a CDS encoding dehypoxanthine futalosine cyclase, whose amino-acid sequence MQRLSRTELLDFLANKPLKELGKMALAKKQELHPENTTTFIVDRNINYTNICFVDCKFCAFKRDLKDSEAYILDFATIDQKIEELLAIGGTQILFQGGVHPKLKIDYYENLVSHIAQKFPTITIHGFSAVEIDYIAKVSKLSLQEVLMRLKQAGLSSIPGAGAEILSNRVRAVIAPKKLSANRWIEVHKEAHKLGIKSTATMMFGTVDTDEDIAEHLERVRNLQDETGGFRAFILWSFQPDFTPLQKEMPHIKKASSNRYLRLLACSRLFLDNVKNIQSSWVTQGAFIGQLALLFGANDLGSVMMEENVVKAAGTSFCLNEKQMVDLIGDIGSKAAKRNTAYEILKYYHA is encoded by the coding sequence ATGCAACGATTGAGCCGTACAGAATTATTAGATTTTTTAGCAAATAAGCCTCTAAAAGAATTAGGCAAAATGGCCCTAGCCAAAAAGCAAGAATTACACCCAGAAAACACCACAACTTTTATTGTAGATCGCAATATCAATTACACTAATATTTGTTTTGTGGATTGTAAGTTTTGTGCGTTTAAAAGAGATCTTAAAGACTCAGAGGCCTATATCCTAGATTTTGCCACTATTGATCAAAAAATTGAGGAGCTCTTAGCCATTGGAGGTACACAGATTTTATTTCAAGGGGGGGTACACCCTAAGTTAAAAATAGACTATTATGAAAATTTAGTTTCTCATATCGCACAAAAATTCCCCACCATTACCATTCATGGTTTTTCAGCTGTAGAAATTGACTACATCGCTAAGGTCTCTAAACTTTCTTTGCAAGAAGTGCTTATGCGTTTAAAACAGGCCGGGCTTAGCTCTATTCCGGGGGCTGGGGCTGAAATATTAAGCAATCGGGTTAGAGCAGTAATCGCGCCTAAAAAGTTAAGCGCTAATCGCTGGATTGAAGTGCATAAAGAGGCGCATAAATTAGGGATTAAAAGCACGGCAACTATGATGTTTGGCACGGTTGATACAGATGAAGACATTGCAGAACATTTAGAAAGGGTGCGCAATTTACAAGATGAAACAGGGGGTTTTAGGGCCTTTATTTTATGGAGTTTTCAGCCGGATTTTACACCTTTACAAAAAGAAATGCCCCACATTAAAAAGGCTAGTTCTAATCGCTATTTGCGGCTTTTAGCCTGTAGCCGTTTGTTTTTAGACAATGTGAAAAATATCCAAAGTTCATGGGTTACTCAAGGGGCTTTTATCGGGCAATTAGCCCTTCTTTTTGGTGCTAATGATTTAGGGAGTGTGATGATGGAGGAAAATGTGGTCAAAGCAGCGGGCACAAGTTTTTGCCTGAATGAAAAGCAGATGGTAGATCTCATCGGAGATATTGGGAGCAAGGCTGCTAAACGCAATACCGCTTATGAAATTTTAAAGTACTACCATGCTTAA